Sequence from the Vanacampus margaritifer isolate UIUO_Vmar chromosome 18, RoL_Vmar_1.0, whole genome shotgun sequence genome:
TTGCCAATATGTTTTCCCTGGGCCATGTATCTAAATGCCTCCTCGACTTGGTTCCTCTCAAACACGGTGGTCTTTAGAGGCTGGACGACACCTCCTGCGATGCCCTCCTGAAGCAGCTGCGACACTTCCTCCCACTCACGATTGCCTTCTTCAAGGGGAGCATCCAGCAAGATGCCGTGGAATGCCACATTCTTCAAGAACAGAGCCATGCCTGGAGAGACGAACATTTAACTCAGTTCACGAACCAAAACCCGacgtcgtgtgtgtgtgctttttttttttttacgttaagcCTCAGTTGCTATCTGACTTCTTACTGACCAAGAGGAGAGTTGTTGGACAGTTCGTATTTGCCTATCTCCAGGAATCGTCCGTGTCGTGCAAGACATCGAATACTAGCTTGTAGCTTCTCCTCAGCCAGAGAGTTTAGCACCACATTCACACCTGAAACACATTACACAGTGTTATAAGTGGACCACATACATTATATGGACAAACATTTgaacacccacaaaaaaaaatacagttgctTTCCTGCTGCTTCACTAACCCAGACTATTTATCATCAAAGAGTGTGGAGTGTGGAGAAGGACGTGCTGTTCAAAAGACACGTCTCTGGAATTAGCAAAAGAGGTTGCAGAGAGCTGGGGGAACCTCTCCTGCAGGTAAGCGCGCTTCTCCGCTGATCCTACAGACATAAAAGTCAAGAAAAAGCTTTGTTTGGTGTGTATCGACAGACATGAGAATATTCATTGCACCTTTAAAAAGTATAATTTTAACATaaattcccccattttttttttattatttgactaGGGAATTTAACTTCCACATTAAAATACTGGcatccattttaaaatcaaataaaataaaacactatcATCATATTCACCAGTAACCAACTTACCAACTGTTGTGAATACTGTGCAATTCTTGCTGCGTGCAATGGCAATGGCGGCCTGCTTAACACCACCTGATCCTGAGTGGATGAGAACACTCTCTCCAGAGCGCAACCTGCCGCGAACCACTAGAGAGTAGTAGGCTGTGGCATAGACCACGGGCACTGAGGGCGCTTGCTCCAGAGTCCTGCATGTCCAGAGACATTCAATAGTAGCAGTATAAACTTAAAACTCACTCCACTTCAGCAGTAAGACACTTTGATTGTGACGTGACATGCTGGACACGCCAAGCATACTAAAtcgattttaatgttttaattcatATTGCCATTGTGATTATTATCATCATGTATATTCTTAGTATTTTATCATTGTGTATTATGGTAGGCAATCATAAAGATCCTAAATGACCAGGAAACTATGTGGACATATGGTTACAAAAGAAcagtaataaatgaataaataattaaattaatacataaataaattaggggtgtcaggcgattattattttttaaatcctaattaatcaaatgactgcaatagttaactcacgattaatcacaaattttatatctgttctaaatgtacaattaaatattagtgctgtcaaagttgaagCGCTacctgattaattaatcacgaaaaattatcgcattaatcatgaattaacgcagattaatcatactattaattttgaccttaTATTATCacttagcgtgacagcggatggctacatttaaggtagcacaagttgtgtttgagcaacataatttcatgcattaaagtaaagcatatAATGAATTTTtggtatcacatttagaatatttgttcgtGTCAAACTAtcagggtcatttttttcccattttaatttatgcaaataattaactgattagaaaaagaggaggatgagcgtgagCAGtcgatcaaaaaatgttgaagacatcctcataatattaaatttcaaaagaattaacacataaccggtgctcttcaaatttggcggggaaaaatgttgataaaaaagcctttttattaggcgattaattgtgattaatcagaattccaagatgtgattaatctgattaaaaaatgtaatcgtttgacatcTCTATTAACCCTCTTGTtaacatacttttgttaacataaaagtggaaaaatgttaaactaatacaaatgtggctccatattttagtcattgatagtcaTTACATAATTACTCATAAAactaagttaaattaaaaagaagaactgtgtgatattgatttatgttgaggtcattttcttcatgacatgaagtaacttgtgaaattccgcacatttttaaaatacttgaccccagtctccacaaatatatgcattattattaaatttattactgctaaattttgacacggacgtgtctgctgtgactggaattccctcagtaCAGACTTCCCAGGTAAGGGGCGGTTACTAATCgcgcattttaaaaaatgagtggcattaagggaactttaaattaaagcactcattttgacacccctaaaatgaaaaaaaaaaattattaaattaaattttttttttaaataacttcacTGTCAGCTGTCTTTTTTCACCTATCAAATGTGATACTAACCAGCTCGAAGGGACACCCCAAAGGAATCTTTTATCAGCATCAACGGTTGTCGCCAAGCCTTTAGCAGGCAGAAGTCCCATCACACGTCGACTATCTgcatcaaacccagaaaactcCATGCCCAGCATGCACTGCTGCAGTGCCAAGTCCCCTGCACAGTGcaaacagtatatattttttggtcaaTAGGAATAACAGAATTTCCagaacatttttattagaaACAAGAGCAAGATTAACAATTCAGTTTTCCATAGAGGATGTACCTGGAATAGCATCTGGTGGCAGTTTGCCCGTGGCGAGCATTATATCTCTGAAGTTGAGTGAACTGTAATAGACGCGACACAGCTGCGCATTGGGGTTGCAGGGTACAAAATGGCGGAGTGGCGAGGCAATCCAGCTCAGTGACAAAAGGTCTCCCCGAGTCAACACGTTGACATAGGCGTGCTCTGTCAACTCTTCATTTCGAtcttcaaaaacacaaaataattgacattaGCCATGTTATATGTCCCTTCCAAATGTTCATCAACTGCTCCACACACCCACATTACAAAACAGTGTTTAACTTTAAATCACACAAGCATTGATAAGAAGCTTAACAATCAGGAACTAATCTGAATTATTGCGTGCACATCTTGTACCAAGAGTTATTAGTTGGTGTCTGAAGACGCCCCAGCAGCCATCTCTGAATACGTTCATGACGAGGTCCCCCTTGAGCAGCGATTGCATGGATAATTCATCAAACTGGAACGCCTCTGCTTCTGCTGGACCGTTTAGATTtgacacaaacgcacacctggGAAGCATGGCACAAACATGGacaattgataaaaaataagTTACAGTGCACAATCTGAATTGACAAAGTATATGcagcagatatatacacagtggCTATAAATGTCTACACACACCTTTTCCAgagccaggtttttgtgatgataaaaataaattacatcaagcttaatcattttatttattgattttttatttaattgcattCCCCCCACCTTTTGTAAGGCCCCAGAGACAGTGTGAGTGAGAAGGTGGTGAACAGTGTTGTATTTCCACCAAAATACCTTTTGTAATTATGTCCAAAAGGTTCACCCTTGATATTATTGAACCATAATAATTTCCCTAAAACCCGGGGCAAAATGTGTTATCTAGGTAGCGTGAAGTCATGACCCTTATCAGCGCGCCCTAAGGGCTCATTGCCATAGTGATACCAACTCATGACATGACTAAAGTCAACAGTCTCGAACTTGGGTCTTAAACTGGACAATGATTTTAAACGGACGGCAAATTGGTACTATTGTTGAATCCATCTTAGGCAGCTAGCTAAGGTAAAGCCTTACTTGGCAAAATATTTAATGAAGTGATCGTCAAGAAGTCAGTTGGTGACGTCCAACGACCAACTCCTTAATTCTGCACTAAATAACAAGTGTTTTACACAACATTGCATGCATTAAAAATACACCCTCTATTATGTAAATGCATAGCGATGTGAGTGCTTTTACAAGCTGCATGCATCTACAAACACTTTTGACTAACAAATGAATAACATATTCAAAGGTCACTGAAATTCAAAGGGAGACTCCAGCACTTTGACCATCATGCCGAGCTATGAGTGAAATGACGAATGGTGGCTTGTTTATATTGCGCTGTGCCGTACCGTATTCGGAGACCACCTGGTTCCTGCCGCAGACAGTTGACCATTCCCACAACGCCACAGTGGGCCTGAGAAGCAGTCAACCACACTGGAGAATCTGAAGGCCCTGCAAGTGTTGCCTGTTCCAAGCGCAACAAAGAAACATTCAGAGAAAGCGGGACATTGTTTGACATTCTTACAAAAGGTGAAATAGTAGAAATGAAAATATCCCAGGGGAAGCTGCGGAACATACCTTGAGTGTTTCCACCCACTTGTAGTCAGCACTATCAACAACAAGGACAACTGGTTGCTTGGCAGGAGTCCGAGAGCGACAGAGAAAGAGCACCGAGCCATAAAAAGACTTCCTGATGGCAACCAGGTTGAGTGAAGCCTCGGAAAACACTCTCTCCCACTCATCCTAGAGAGATGGAAAATATGATTGCCTTATATATTGTGTCAACACCATGCTGGAAAATGACATGCAACTTGTGTCAATTTCAATAAAGTTTCATGCTGCTGCTGTCACAAAAACTGGGTAAAGGAGTTACACCTTGATGTAAATGACACCGTTTTATTATAGGATGAGTAGTAATACCGATTTACACTATTAATCAAGTGTTCAGATTTTTAAATGAGCAAGTGACAGAATGCatacacaaagaagaaaaatatctcTAAGAGGCTTTATGTCTCCTCTCTACTGACTTGTGTGAACAATCCTTGCTGACTGTTGTTGTCACTGACACCAGAGAGGAAGCTGACTGTTTCCCCAAGTGTCTCCCCCTTAAGCAATGTGTGGAGGAGAACAAATCCCCCTTGCCTGGCTCCTGAAGCCAAATTTGTCACCAGCAGATGAAGGTCTACCCTTAGAAGGCCCCAGGCATGGTTACACACCACCAAGTCAGCCCCTCCTACTGAACTTCCAGGAGCCGGGCCCAACATAGGGTCCCACTCTGCTGTCGTGACTCCAAGTTCCTCCAGGTTGCTCTGGTAGGGAACCAAAAGATCCTTGCTGGCTGCCGTGGCAACACAGTCCGCACGCATCATGGGCTGGATATTGAGGAGTTCTATTACACGGGGGAAGAGCTGACCATCACTGGATAGTGCCTGGCAAAAGGATAAAAAAGGAATTGCAAATATTCATGAACTGCAGACATATTATATATTCTTGTAGTTGACAATTCCCCCCCTATTTATTCAGTTTCTTAATTCCAAGACTTTGATCTGGCCAGGGGTGCTGTTTTCCATAGCAGTGTCCACACAGTGTCTGAGAGCTTGGTCATCCAGTAGGCCCCGTAGTAGACCGTCTTGCAGCAGAGATGCACTCTCATTTTCCACTGTCTGCTCCAGCTCTGAAATAAGGTTCCCATTCAGCTCCAGGTCACAGAGCATGCGGAGTAACCGGATCAAGCCAGGCTCAGAGGATTCAGGGCTGGGAAGGGAGCTTTCCGACACTCCCTGCAGCCCTGGGATACAGAGCTTCATACCACGAGGGGCCAACTTTTGCTGCAGTTTGTGGATTAATCCTAGATGGAGACAATGAGTCAAAGACAACATGGACAATGGGCTGATTAGGATATTTGTCTTTTGGAGGGTTTTACTTATATATGGCTAactaaaatatcaaaatgtgtatataaaaaCCAATAGGCTGTTCAGCAAGttttgtaaaaatgaatacataaaaattattaataaaaacaacaacaaagcccaAAGCTACCCATACCTGAaccaaattttatttatatagtttaaaaaattcattatataaatgtatatatccTTGGGtggga
This genomic interval carries:
- the LOC144038126 gene encoding fatty acid synthase-like → MMRADCVATAASKDLLVPYQSNLEELGVTTAEWDPMLGPAPGSSVGGADLVVCNHAWGLLRVDLHLLVTNLASGARQGGFVLLHTLLKGETLGETVSFLSGVSDNNSQQGLFTQDEWERVFSEASLNLVAIRKSFYGSVLFLCRSRTPAKQPVVLVVDSADYKWVETLKATLAGPSDSPVWLTASQAHCGVVGMVNCLRQEPGGLRIRCAFVSNLNGPAEAEAFQFDELSMQSLLKGDLVMNVFRDGCWGVFRHQLITLDRNEELTEHAYVNVLTRGDLLSLSWIASPLRHFVPCNPNAQLCRVYYSSLNFRDIMLATGKLPPDAIPGDLALQQCMLGMEFSGFDADSRRVMGLLPAKGLATTVDADKRFLWGVPSSWTLEQAPSVPVVYATAYYSLVVRGRLRSGESVLIHSGSGGVKQAAIAIARSKNCTVFTTVGSAEKRAYLQERFPQLSATSFANSRDVSFEQHVLLHTPHSLMINSLGVNVVLNSLAEEKLQASIRCLARHGRFLEIGKYELSNNSPLGMALFLKNVAFHGILLDAPLEEGNREWEEVSQLLQEGIAGGVVQPLKTTVFERNQVEEAFRYMAQGKHIGKVLLKVCHEETDTSAHTASPLTIPALRRTYCLPSHSYIITGGLGGFGLELAQWLTEKGACKLVLTSRSGISNGFQAKRVSEWQSQNVEVLVSTSDVSTLEGVEKLIAEACRLGPVGGVFHLAMVTYSSVLIENSTDVRYHFFSFFKTYSSTSTQLLSIQ